The following are encoded together in the Glycine soja cultivar W05 chromosome 5, ASM419377v2, whole genome shotgun sequence genome:
- the LOC114412716 gene encoding uncharacterized protein LOC114412716 isoform X1: MDYERIQKPQGVGGFSPGKLRSMLLGVEKKRKEEEELDSTLTTRSQNSDMDESGGSSSDHCKDVDVVSVLPDYSTSAIVRTSSIEAVGGDRFVKANAAVNSRNRVLEDPSSDYDSGHDNMSMSSSMFEFQKAERAPQRVPVGPFSKPAPSKWDDAQKWIASPTSNRPKTAQIQGQGGHAGPRKAGSLGYGSRQSSMKVVVEVPDQKEIALDEPDTKKIDTNQTKMDSGGQKFVSWEADPYAIASFCVSLSQHNLSLAIQNETTFVPPPSTARSVSMRDMGTEMTPIASQEPSRTGTPVRATTPMRSPNSSRPSTPPRASPASTLTDLHSDNLNLNMNELSEKELQMKTRREIMVLGTQLGKMNIAAWASKEEEDKDASTSLKTKAELPKSVVEARAAAWEEAEKAKYMARFRREEMKIQAWENHQKAKTEAKMRKIEVEVERIQGKAHDKLTNKLAAARHKAEEKRAAAEANRNHQAAKTEEQAEYIRRTGHVPSSYLSFSCCNWCS; this comes from the exons ATGGATTACGAGAGGATCCAAAAGCCTCAG GGTGTTGGGGGATTTTCGCCTGGAAAATTGAGGAGCATGCTACTGGGTgtggagaagaagagaaaagaagaggaagagctTGATTCTACTTTGACCACGAGATCTCAGAATTCAGACATGGATGAATCTG GTGGTAGCAGTTCTGATCATTGTAAAGACGTAGATGTTGTGAGTGTCCTTCCTGATTATTCAACTTCTGCTATAGTTCGCACTAGTAGCATAGAGGCAGTTGGTGGTGATCGTTTTGTGAAGGCCAATGCAGCAGTGAATTCAAGGAATAGAGTCTTAGAAGACCCTTCTTCAGATTATGATAGTGGGCACGATAATATGAGCATGTCCTCATCAATGTTCGAATTTCAAAAGGCGGAGCGTGCCCCACAGAGGGTGCCCGTGGGGCCATTCTCAAAACCAGCACCATCTAAATGGGATGATGCACAGAAGTGGATAGCAAGTCCAACTTCAAACAGGCCAAAGACAGCGCAGATCCAGGGGCAAGGTGGGCATGCAGGACCGCGTAAGGCTGGTAGTCTTGGTTATGGAAGCCGGCAATCTTCGATGAAGGTTGTTGTTGAAGTTCCAGATCAAAAAGAAATTGCTTTAGATGAACCAGATACCAAGAAAATTGATACAAATCAAACTAAGATGGATAGTGGAGGACAGAAATTTGTGAGTTGGGAGGCTGATCCCTATGCAATTGCAAGTTTTTGTG TTAGTCTCAGCCAGCACAATTTATCTCTTGCAATCCAAAATGAAACAACATTTGTTCCTCCCCCTTCAACAGCTCGGTCTGTGTCAATGAGAGATATGGGTACCGAAATGACCCCTATTGCTAGCCAGGAGCCATCAAGAACAGGTACCCCAGTGAGGGCAACAACACCAATGCGCAGCCCTAATTCTTCCCGGCCTTCTACTCCCCCCAGAGCCTCCCCTGCATCTACTTTAACTGATCTACATAGTGACAATCTGAATCTCAACATGAATGAGTTGTCCGAAAAGGAGCTACAAATGAAAACAAGGCGAGAAATAATGGTTCTCGGGACACAACTAGGTAAAATGAACATTGCTGCCTGGGCTAGCAAAGAAGAGGAGGATAAGGATGCATCCACTTCCCTGAAAACAAAAGCAGAATTACCTAAGAGTGTCGTTGAAGCACGTGCAGCAGCATGGGAGGAGGCTGAGAAGGCCAAGTACATGGCCAG GTTTAGGCGTGAGGAGATGAAAATTCAAGCATGGGAAAATCACCAGAAAGCAAAAACAGAAGCCAAGATGAGAAAAATTGAG GTAGAAGTTGAAAGGATACAAGGTAAGGCACATGATAAGCTAACGAATAAATTAGCAGCTGCAAGGCATAAGGCCGAGGAAAAGCGTGCAGCAGCAGAAGCCAATAGAAATCATCAAGCTGCAAAAACTGAAGAGCAAGCAGAGTATATACGAAGAACTGGTCATGTCCCTTCCtcatatttatcattttcttgctGCAATTGGTGCTCTTAA
- the LOC114412713 gene encoding V-type proton ATPase subunit F yields MANRVQIPTNNSALIAMIADEDTVVGFLLAGVGNVDIRRKTNYLIVDSKTTVKQIEDAFKEFTTREDVAIVLISQYVANMIRFLVDSYNKPVPAILEIPSKDHPYDPAHDSVLSRVKYLFNTESVASGRR; encoded by the exons ATGGCCAACAGGGTTCAAATTCCTACCAACAATTCAGCACTCATTGCTATGATTGCAGATGAG GATACTGTAGTTGGATTTCTGTTGGCTGGAGTGGGAAATGTTGACATACGTAGGAAGACAAATTACCTCATTGTGGATTCAA AAACAACCGTCAAACAAATTGAGGATGCATTCAAAGAATTTACAACAAGGGAGGATGTTGCAATTGTGCTGATTAGCCAATAT GTTGCAAATATGATAAGGTTTTTGGTTGATAGTTATAACAAGCCTGTTCCTGCAATACTTGAAATCCCTTCTAAAGATCATCCTTATGATCCGGCACATGATTCGGTTCTGTCACGAGTGAAGTATCTCTTCAATACCGAATCAGTTGCATCTGGGAGACGCTGA
- the LOC114412714 gene encoding uncharacterized protein At2g02148 produces the protein MGARVPVQHYNLNSPSSFIESPLHVLNAVDARTAASAIDNPNDDSASAVDCMNESHRSCLPLHSVEVDEDRASLDTNESSRTTSYDILTAEDISPIESARARFLQIIVDHFIDDRVIEVPDSEADYAGQDKMSKRRTREIQYEGDPNFTLPLMYVANMYESLVSDVNNRLASLNGIREKTIGVALEAAGGLYRRLAKKFPKKGPCTFKRRELATSMETRTRFPELVIQEEKRVRFVVVNGLRIVEKPNNMPIDDAEWFKRLTGRSEVAISASDYKFYSPRHKYRRGASISLSNIQDIPSYPGAENSTALATPQGFHSPQNQQQTPCKHQLQSLPHQPQFHPVLQNNQTMHQSQHAGPYSHNPQSGPPSHLPEISHAHQPISISQHMACLQPLTGGHVGGHGGRLHMLPTTPAKFCDECGAPYLRETSKFCSECGSKRLGT, from the exons ATGGGTGCTAGGGTTCCCGTGCAGCACTACAATCTCAACTCCCCCTCTTCCTTCATCGAGAGCCCTCTCCACGTCCTCAACGCCGTCGACGCCCGAACCGCCGCCTCCGCCATCGACAACCCCAACGACGATTCCGCCTCCGCCGTC GATTGCATGAATGAATCGCATAGGAGCTGTTTGCCGCTTCACAGTGTGGAGGTAGACGAGGATCGCGCTAGTCTAGACACTAACGAGTCTTCTAGAACTACCTCTTATGATATCTTGACCGCTGAGG ATATTTCGCCAATTGAATCAGCAAGGGCAAGGTTTTTGCAAATTATCGTGGATCATTTTATTGATGACCGTGTGATTGAGGTGCCTGATTCTGAGGCTGATTACGCTGGCCAAGACAAAATGAGTAAGAGGAGGACAAGAGAGATCCAGTATGAAGGAGACCCAAATTTCACTCTGCCTTTGATGTATGTGGCAAATATGTATGAAAGTTTAGTTAGTGATGTGAATAATAGGCTTGCTTCCTTGAATGGTATTCGGGAGAAGACAATAGGGGTAGCCCTTGAAGCTGCTGGTGGTTTGTATAGAAGACTGGCTAAGAAATTTCCTAAAAAAG GACCATGTACATTTAAGAGAAGAGAATTGGCGACTTCTATGGAAACGAGGACAAGGTTCCCAGAACTAGTTATACAAGAAGAGAAACGTGTTCGCTTTGTGGTAGTTAATGGATTAAGAATTGTTGAAAAACCAAATAACATGCCGATTGATGACgctgagtg GTTTAAGAGATTAACAGGTCGGAGTGAAGTTGCTATCTCAGCCAGTGATTACAAATTTTACTCTCCAAGACACAAGTATAGGCGTGGTGCATCGATTTCACTTTCAAATATCCAAGATATCCCT AGTTATCCTGGAGCAGAAAATTCAACTGCATTGGCTACTCCTCAAGGATTTCACTCA CCACAAAATCAGCAGCAAACACCATGTAAACATCAATTGCAGTCATTGCCACATCAACCTCAGTTTCACCCAGTTCTCCAGAACAATCAAACTATGCACCAAAGTCAGCATGCAGGGCCCTATTCTCATAACCCTCAAAGTGGTCCTCCTTCACACCTACCTGAAATTTCTCATGCTCACCAGCCAATATCAATATCTCAACACATGGCTTGCTTACAGCCACTCACTGGTGGCCATGTTGGAGGACATGGAGGGCGCTTGCATATGCTG CCAACAACTCCTGCAAAGTTTTGTGATGAATGTGGGGCTCCATATCTGAGGGAAACATCTAAGTTCTGCTCCGAATGCGGCTCGAAGAGGTTAGGAACATAG
- the LOC114412716 gene encoding uncharacterized protein LOC114412716 isoform X2 — MDYERIQKPQGVGGFSPGKLRSMLLGVEKKRKEEEELDSTLTTRSQNSDMDESGGSSSDHCKDVDVVSVLPDYSTSAIVRTSSIEAVGGDRFVKANAAVNSRNRVLEDPSSDYDSGHDNMSMSSSMFEFQKAERAPQRVPVGPFSKPAPSKWDDAQKWIASPTSNRPKTAQIQGQGGHAGPRKAGSLGYGSRQSSMKVVVEVPDQKEIALDEPDTKKIDTNQTKMDSGGQKFVSWEADPYAIASFCARSVSMRDMGTEMTPIASQEPSRTGTPVRATTPMRSPNSSRPSTPPRASPASTLTDLHSDNLNLNMNELSEKELQMKTRREIMVLGTQLGKMNIAAWASKEEEDKDASTSLKTKAELPKSVVEARAAAWEEAEKAKYMARFRREEMKIQAWENHQKAKTEAKMRKIEVEVERIQGKAHDKLTNKLAAARHKAEEKRAAAEANRNHQAAKTEEQAEYIRRTGHVPSSYLSFSCCNWCS, encoded by the exons ATGGATTACGAGAGGATCCAAAAGCCTCAG GGTGTTGGGGGATTTTCGCCTGGAAAATTGAGGAGCATGCTACTGGGTgtggagaagaagagaaaagaagaggaagagctTGATTCTACTTTGACCACGAGATCTCAGAATTCAGACATGGATGAATCTG GTGGTAGCAGTTCTGATCATTGTAAAGACGTAGATGTTGTGAGTGTCCTTCCTGATTATTCAACTTCTGCTATAGTTCGCACTAGTAGCATAGAGGCAGTTGGTGGTGATCGTTTTGTGAAGGCCAATGCAGCAGTGAATTCAAGGAATAGAGTCTTAGAAGACCCTTCTTCAGATTATGATAGTGGGCACGATAATATGAGCATGTCCTCATCAATGTTCGAATTTCAAAAGGCGGAGCGTGCCCCACAGAGGGTGCCCGTGGGGCCATTCTCAAAACCAGCACCATCTAAATGGGATGATGCACAGAAGTGGATAGCAAGTCCAACTTCAAACAGGCCAAAGACAGCGCAGATCCAGGGGCAAGGTGGGCATGCAGGACCGCGTAAGGCTGGTAGTCTTGGTTATGGAAGCCGGCAATCTTCGATGAAGGTTGTTGTTGAAGTTCCAGATCAAAAAGAAATTGCTTTAGATGAACCAGATACCAAGAAAATTGATACAAATCAAACTAAGATGGATAGTGGAGGACAGAAATTTGTGAGTTGGGAGGCTGATCCCTATGCAATTGCAAGTTTTTGTG CTCGGTCTGTGTCAATGAGAGATATGGGTACCGAAATGACCCCTATTGCTAGCCAGGAGCCATCAAGAACAGGTACCCCAGTGAGGGCAACAACACCAATGCGCAGCCCTAATTCTTCCCGGCCTTCTACTCCCCCCAGAGCCTCCCCTGCATCTACTTTAACTGATCTACATAGTGACAATCTGAATCTCAACATGAATGAGTTGTCCGAAAAGGAGCTACAAATGAAAACAAGGCGAGAAATAATGGTTCTCGGGACACAACTAGGTAAAATGAACATTGCTGCCTGGGCTAGCAAAGAAGAGGAGGATAAGGATGCATCCACTTCCCTGAAAACAAAAGCAGAATTACCTAAGAGTGTCGTTGAAGCACGTGCAGCAGCATGGGAGGAGGCTGAGAAGGCCAAGTACATGGCCAG GTTTAGGCGTGAGGAGATGAAAATTCAAGCATGGGAAAATCACCAGAAAGCAAAAACAGAAGCCAAGATGAGAAAAATTGAG GTAGAAGTTGAAAGGATACAAGGTAAGGCACATGATAAGCTAACGAATAAATTAGCAGCTGCAAGGCATAAGGCCGAGGAAAAGCGTGCAGCAGCAGAAGCCAATAGAAATCATCAAGCTGCAAAAACTGAAGAGCAAGCAGAGTATATACGAAGAACTGGTCATGTCCCTTCCtcatatttatcattttcttgctGCAATTGGTGCTCTTAA
- the LOC114412716 gene encoding uncharacterized protein At3g61260-like isoform X4: MSMSSSMFEFQKAERAPQRVPVGPFSKPAPSKWDDAQKWIASPTSNRPKTAQIQGQGGHAGPRKAGSLGYGSRQSSMKVVVEVPDQKEIALDEPDTKKIDTNQTKMDSGGQKFVSWEADPYAIASFCVSLSQHNLSLAIQNETTFVPPPSTARSVSMRDMGTEMTPIASQEPSRTGTPVRATTPMRSPNSSRPSTPPRASPASTLTDLHSDNLNLNMNELSEKELQMKTRREIMVLGTQLGKMNIAAWASKEEEDKDASTSLKTKAELPKSVVEARAAAWEEAEKAKYMARFRREEMKIQAWENHQKAKTEAKMRKIEVEVERIQGKAHDKLTNKLAAARHKAEEKRAAAEANRNHQAAKTEEQAEYIRRTGHVPSSYLSFSCCNWCS; encoded by the exons ATGAGCATGTCCTCATCAATGTTCGAATTTCAAAAGGCGGAGCGTGCCCCACAGAGGGTGCCCGTGGGGCCATTCTCAAAACCAGCACCATCTAAATGGGATGATGCACAGAAGTGGATAGCAAGTCCAACTTCAAACAGGCCAAAGACAGCGCAGATCCAGGGGCAAGGTGGGCATGCAGGACCGCGTAAGGCTGGTAGTCTTGGTTATGGAAGCCGGCAATCTTCGATGAAGGTTGTTGTTGAAGTTCCAGATCAAAAAGAAATTGCTTTAGATGAACCAGATACCAAGAAAATTGATACAAATCAAACTAAGATGGATAGTGGAGGACAGAAATTTGTGAGTTGGGAGGCTGATCCCTATGCAATTGCAAGTTTTTGTG TTAGTCTCAGCCAGCACAATTTATCTCTTGCAATCCAAAATGAAACAACATTTGTTCCTCCCCCTTCAACAGCTCGGTCTGTGTCAATGAGAGATATGGGTACCGAAATGACCCCTATTGCTAGCCAGGAGCCATCAAGAACAGGTACCCCAGTGAGGGCAACAACACCAATGCGCAGCCCTAATTCTTCCCGGCCTTCTACTCCCCCCAGAGCCTCCCCTGCATCTACTTTAACTGATCTACATAGTGACAATCTGAATCTCAACATGAATGAGTTGTCCGAAAAGGAGCTACAAATGAAAACAAGGCGAGAAATAATGGTTCTCGGGACACAACTAGGTAAAATGAACATTGCTGCCTGGGCTAGCAAAGAAGAGGAGGATAAGGATGCATCCACTTCCCTGAAAACAAAAGCAGAATTACCTAAGAGTGTCGTTGAAGCACGTGCAGCAGCATGGGAGGAGGCTGAGAAGGCCAAGTACATGGCCAG GTTTAGGCGTGAGGAGATGAAAATTCAAGCATGGGAAAATCACCAGAAAGCAAAAACAGAAGCCAAGATGAGAAAAATTGAG GTAGAAGTTGAAAGGATACAAGGTAAGGCACATGATAAGCTAACGAATAAATTAGCAGCTGCAAGGCATAAGGCCGAGGAAAAGCGTGCAGCAGCAGAAGCCAATAGAAATCATCAAGCTGCAAAAACTGAAGAGCAAGCAGAGTATATACGAAGAACTGGTCATGTCCCTTCCtcatatttatcattttcttgctGCAATTGGTGCTCTTAA
- the LOC114412716 gene encoding uncharacterized protein LOC114412716 isoform X3, whose protein sequence is MDYERIQKPQGVGGFSPGKLRSMLLGVEKKRKEEEELDSTLTTRSQNSDMDESGGSSSDHCKDVDVVSVLPDYSTSAIVRTSSIEAVGGDRFVKANAAVNSRNRVLEDPSSDYDSGHDNMSMSSSMFEFQKAERAPQRVPVGPFSKPAPSKWDDAQKWIASPTSNRPKTAQIQGQGGHAGPRKAGSLGYGSRQSSMKVVVEVPDQKEIALDEPDTKKIDTNQTKMDSGGQKFVSWEADPYAIASFCVSLSQHNLSLAIQNETTFVPPPSTARSVSMRDMGTEMTPIASQEPSRTGTPVRATTPMRSPNSSRPSTPPRASPASTLTDLHSDNLNLNMNELSEKELQMKTRREIMVLGTQLGKMNIAAWASKEEEDKDASTSLKTKAELPKSVVEARAAAWEEAEKAKYMARFRREEMKIQAWENHQKAKTEAKMRKIEEFNPYASK, encoded by the exons ATGGATTACGAGAGGATCCAAAAGCCTCAG GGTGTTGGGGGATTTTCGCCTGGAAAATTGAGGAGCATGCTACTGGGTgtggagaagaagagaaaagaagaggaagagctTGATTCTACTTTGACCACGAGATCTCAGAATTCAGACATGGATGAATCTG GTGGTAGCAGTTCTGATCATTGTAAAGACGTAGATGTTGTGAGTGTCCTTCCTGATTATTCAACTTCTGCTATAGTTCGCACTAGTAGCATAGAGGCAGTTGGTGGTGATCGTTTTGTGAAGGCCAATGCAGCAGTGAATTCAAGGAATAGAGTCTTAGAAGACCCTTCTTCAGATTATGATAGTGGGCACGATAATATGAGCATGTCCTCATCAATGTTCGAATTTCAAAAGGCGGAGCGTGCCCCACAGAGGGTGCCCGTGGGGCCATTCTCAAAACCAGCACCATCTAAATGGGATGATGCACAGAAGTGGATAGCAAGTCCAACTTCAAACAGGCCAAAGACAGCGCAGATCCAGGGGCAAGGTGGGCATGCAGGACCGCGTAAGGCTGGTAGTCTTGGTTATGGAAGCCGGCAATCTTCGATGAAGGTTGTTGTTGAAGTTCCAGATCAAAAAGAAATTGCTTTAGATGAACCAGATACCAAGAAAATTGATACAAATCAAACTAAGATGGATAGTGGAGGACAGAAATTTGTGAGTTGGGAGGCTGATCCCTATGCAATTGCAAGTTTTTGTG TTAGTCTCAGCCAGCACAATTTATCTCTTGCAATCCAAAATGAAACAACATTTGTTCCTCCCCCTTCAACAGCTCGGTCTGTGTCAATGAGAGATATGGGTACCGAAATGACCCCTATTGCTAGCCAGGAGCCATCAAGAACAGGTACCCCAGTGAGGGCAACAACACCAATGCGCAGCCCTAATTCTTCCCGGCCTTCTACTCCCCCCAGAGCCTCCCCTGCATCTACTTTAACTGATCTACATAGTGACAATCTGAATCTCAACATGAATGAGTTGTCCGAAAAGGAGCTACAAATGAAAACAAGGCGAGAAATAATGGTTCTCGGGACACAACTAGGTAAAATGAACATTGCTGCCTGGGCTAGCAAAGAAGAGGAGGATAAGGATGCATCCACTTCCCTGAAAACAAAAGCAGAATTACCTAAGAGTGTCGTTGAAGCACGTGCAGCAGCATGGGAGGAGGCTGAGAAGGCCAAGTACATGGCCAG GTTTAGGCGTGAGGAGATGAAAATTCAAGCATGGGAAAATCACCAGAAAGCAAAAACAGAAGCCAAGATGAGAAAAATTGAG GAGTTCAATCCTTATGCTTCTAAATGA